A section of the Mergibacter septicus genome encodes:
- a CDS encoding helix-turn-helix domain-containing protein has product MSFNAVAKAVDIPLSGNLKLVFILMANYADEKDCCYPSQQTLARQAGLSVKTIQHVIEKLEELGFVKTLRRGTGNMLITKK; this is encoded by the coding sequence ATGAGTTTTAATGCAGTTGCAAAAGCGGTTGATATTCCGTTATCAGGTAATCTCAAACTTGTATTTATTTTAATGGCAAACTACGCCGATGAAAAAGATTGCTGTTATCCAAGTCAGCAAACTTTGGCAAGACAAGCTGGATTATCAGTAAAAACGATTCAGCATGTTATCGAAAAATTAGAAGAACTTGGTTTTGTTAAAACCTTGAGAAGAGGCACGGGGAATATGCTTATTACGAAAAAGTGA
- the nagA gene encoding N-acetylglucosamine-6-phosphate deacetylase, with protein sequence MKTFALTNAVIYTGEKILYDHAVIIEQEQIKAIIRQSQLPPTLHQIDLQGANLTAGFIDLQLNGCGGVMFNDQTSVETLEIMQETNLKSGTTAFLPTFITAPDIEMKQAIKVMREFAAKHHTGKQFKNQALGLHLEGPYLSLTRKGVHRPEYIREISAEMLEFLCQNADIITKITLAAENPTARHIPQFVEQGIIVSIGHSDADYATAKAAIKAGASFATHLHNAMSPISSGRELGVVGAVLESEIYCGIIADGMHVDYANLRIDKAAKKEKLCLVTDATAAAGAEIDHFQFVGKTVYVENGKCYDANGTLGGSSVTMIESIKNCVNEANIPLDEALRMANLYPAKAIKVDAQMGSISAGKVANLTAFNHQFEVTACWVGGELKYQK encoded by the coding sequence ATGAAAACCTTTGCACTTACTAATGCTGTTATCTATACAGGAGAAAAAATTCTCTACGATCACGCTGTGATTATTGAACAAGAACAAATCAAAGCAATCATTCGGCAATCACAACTACCACCAACCTTACACCAAATTGACTTACAAGGTGCAAACTTAACCGCTGGTTTTATTGACCTTCAATTAAATGGGTGTGGTGGAGTAATGTTTAACGATCAAACATCAGTTGAAACATTAGAAATTATGCAGGAAACAAATCTCAAATCTGGTACTACTGCATTTCTACCCACCTTCATCACTGCACCAGATATAGAAATGAAACAAGCAATTAAGGTGATGCGAGAATTTGCCGCAAAACATCACACAGGTAAACAGTTTAAAAATCAAGCGTTGGGACTACACTTAGAAGGTCCCTATTTAAGCCTTACTCGTAAAGGTGTACACCGTCCAGAATATATTCGTGAAATCTCAGCCGAAATGTTAGAATTTCTCTGCCAAAATGCAGATATTATCACTAAAATCACGTTAGCCGCTGAAAACCCTACGGCTCGCCATATTCCACAATTTGTTGAACAAGGCATTATTGTTTCAATTGGGCATAGCGATGCGGATTATGCTACTGCGAAAGCGGCGATCAAGGCTGGTGCAAGTTTTGCCACCCATTTACACAATGCTATGTCGCCAATTTCTTCAGGACGTGAGTTAGGCGTTGTTGGTGCGGTGTTAGAAAGTGAAATTTATTGCGGTATTATCGCCGATGGTATGCACGTTGATTATGCTAACTTACGGATTGATAAAGCAGCGAAAAAAGAAAAACTCTGCTTAGTTACTGATGCCACTGCCGCTGCTGGTGCTGAAATTGATCACTTCCAATTTGTCGGCAAAACAGTCTATGTAGAAAATGGCAAATGCTATGATGCTAACGGCACCCTTGGTGGTTCGTCAGTAACAATGATTGAATCTATCAAAAATTGTGTCAATGAAGCAAACATTCCACTTGATGAAGCCTTACGTATGGCTAATCTCTACCCTGCTAAAGCAATAAAAGTCGATGCGCAAATGGGCAGTATTAGTGCAGGAAAAGTCGCAAATCTCACTGCATTTAATCATCAGTTTGAAGTGACCGCTTGTTGGGTTGGTGGAGAATTAAAATATCAAAAATAG
- a CDS encoding type II toxin-antitoxin system HicB family antitoxin — protein sequence MTFLKYKGYVGTIEADLENNVLFGKLAYLRDLITYEAETLPELEKEFRTSVDMYLQDCEELGRTPDKPFKGVFNVRISEELHRNAVLAVGELSLNAFVSEAIKEKVERSQLIHKTT from the coding sequence ATGACATTTCTAAAATATAAAGGGTATGTTGGCACAATAGAGGCAGATTTAGAAAATAATGTTCTTTTTGGTAAATTGGCGTATTTACGTGATCTGATTACCTATGAGGCGGAAACATTGCCTGAGTTAGAAAAAGAGTTTAGGACCTCAGTAGATATGTATTTACAAGATTGTGAGGAGTTGGGTCGCACACCTGATAAACCGTTTAAAGGTGTATTTAATGTACGTATCAGTGAAGAGCTTCATCGTAATGCAGTGCTCGCAGTGGGTGAATTAAGTTTAAATGCTTTCGTGAGTGAGGCTATTAAGGAAAAAGTCGAACGTTCTCAATTAATTCATAAAACTACTTGA
- a CDS encoding nitroreductase family protein, translating into MSNLIKNLQWRHAVKAYQAGKKVSQEHINKIIEAARLAPTSSGLQPFKIILVENQSIKDKLSESALNPDCMRDCSHVMIFAAWDNYTEKRIDDMFNYITDERDLPRGRFNSYTDKLKKSVLVQSPESNFAHAAHQTYIALGLALAQAAELKIDTTPVEGFDHDLVDRVLELPQKGLKSVSLMYIGYADEKKDWIANMKKVRRPVEDLVIEIK; encoded by the coding sequence ATGTCAAATTTAATCAAAAACTTACAATGGCGCCATGCAGTAAAAGCGTATCAAGCAGGGAAAAAAGTCTCTCAAGAACATATCAATAAAATTATTGAGGCTGCGAGACTTGCTCCAACCTCATCTGGCTTACAGCCTTTCAAAATTATCCTAGTAGAAAATCAATCGATTAAAGATAAATTAAGTGAATCAGCACTGAATCCTGATTGTATGCGTGATTGTTCTCACGTGATGATTTTTGCTGCGTGGGATAATTATACAGAAAAGCGTATTGATGATATGTTTAATTACATCACAGATGAAAGAGACTTGCCAAGAGGAAGGTTTAATAGTTACACCGATAAATTGAAAAAAAGTGTACTCGTTCAATCGCCTGAAAGTAATTTCGCTCATGCCGCACATCAAACATACATAGCACTTGGACTTGCTTTAGCACAAGCTGCAGAATTAAAAATTGATACCACCCCAGTGGAAGGTTTTGACCATGATTTGGTTGATCGTGTTCTTGAACTGCCACAAAAAGGCTTAAAAAGTGTTTCATTAATGTATATCGGTTATGCCGATGAAAAAAAAGATTGGATTGCTAATATGAAAAAAGTTAGACGCCCAGTTGAAGATTTGGTGATTGAAATTAAATAA
- a CDS encoding glycosyltransferase, translating to MLSLVLSLKRDEERREKFFQQPDAKSFHVFYAIDAKTEKGKECILNYFDFEQAKQLYYREITLGEAACTLSHLLMYRYFLEYSQEDYLIVCEDDAVFSPDYPILHQIIQQQSEFDIILFGESKTNCYQKAWDYPFIQPIQQIDRYKLGQLHFDYTAGTVGYVVSRRFIENILKQNFVYWLADDFQIMIDKITTEKEKFNLGYLYPKLVLEDPENRSNLEQERLLAQKKNENCISEFYRYRSEKFLKKISIIIPIYKAEDFIEFTLESCIHQTYKNIEVILVDDGCIDNSLKLIQPYLTDPRIKLIHHQYNQGTFLARKTGILAATGDNILFLDADDILLLNACEELIKFADNDLVLFRIYYERYRRHNPMRYSYNLNDSITKFFMNNRLHIDYSSAGKLYKRELLQKTILELDFIQTKFTLAEDAVLFLAAIQKINSIYFHQKTLYFYRFNLNSETVKDNLDDKLKQYSLALSYILLIKNKQDNPQLKKVCDLFYLHMVKDSYRMKLGVERYRHRLNRFFMRLLKNINLPYLSLK from the coding sequence ATGCTATCTTTGGTACTTTCGTTGAAGCGTGATGAAGAAAGAAGAGAGAAATTTTTTCAGCAGCCTGATGCTAAATCATTTCACGTCTTTTATGCGATAGATGCAAAAACAGAAAAAGGAAAGGAATGTATTCTTAACTATTTTGATTTTGAACAGGCGAAACAATTATATTATCGTGAGATTACATTAGGTGAAGCAGCGTGTACGCTTTCCCATTTATTGATGTATCGTTATTTTTTAGAATATTCACAGGAAGATTATTTAATTGTCTGTGAAGATGATGCCGTATTTAGTCCTGATTACCCCATTTTACACCAAATTATTCAACAACAATCTGAGTTTGATATTATTTTATTTGGTGAATCTAAAACAAATTGTTATCAAAAAGCTTGGGATTATCCATTTATTCAGCCAATACAACAAATTGATCGGTATAAATTAGGGCAATTACATTTTGATTATACAGCAGGTACAGTTGGGTATGTAGTAAGTCGTCGATTTATTGAAAATATCTTAAAACAAAATTTTGTTTATTGGCTGGCTGATGATTTTCAAATTATGATTGATAAAATTACAACGGAGAAGGAGAAATTTAACTTGGGCTATTTATATCCTAAGTTGGTGCTTGAAGATCCTGAAAATAGATCTAATTTAGAGCAAGAGCGATTATTAGCTCAGAAAAAGAATGAAAATTGTATTAGTGAGTTTTATCGTTATCGTAGTGAAAAATTTCTTAAAAAAATTAGCATTATTATTCCTATTTATAAGGCAGAAGATTTTATTGAGTTTACGCTTGAAAGTTGTATTCATCAAACATATAAAAATATAGAAGTCATTTTAGTTGATGATGGTTGTATAGATAATTCACTAAAATTAATTCAGCCTTATCTTACAGATCCTCGTATCAAGTTAATTCATCATCAATATAATCAAGGAACATTTCTAGCAAGAAAAACAGGTATTTTAGCCGCTACTGGTGATAATATTTTATTTTTAGATGCAGATGATATTTTGTTATTAAATGCTTGCGAAGAGTTAATTAAATTTGCTGATAATGATCTCGTTTTATTTAGAATATATTATGAAAGGTATAGGCGACATAATCCAATGAGATATAGCTATAACCTTAATGATTCTATTACAAAATTTTTTATGAATAATCGCTTACATATTGATTATTCATCAGCAGGAAAGTTATATAAACGAGAACTGCTACAAAAAACGATTTTGGAACTAGATTTTATTCAGACAAAATTTACTCTCGCAGAAGATGCTGTCTTATTTTTAGCGGCTATTCAAAAAATTAATAGCATATATTTTCATCAAAAAACTTTATATTTTTATCGGTTTAATCTTAATTCTGAAACAGTAAAAGATAATTTAGACGATAAATTGAAACAATATAGCTTAGCATTAAGCTATATTTTATTGATAAAGAATAAACAAGATAATCCTCAATTAAAAAAAGTATGTGATTTATTTTATTTACATATGGTAAAAGATTCTTATCGAATGAAATTAGGTGTAGAGCGTTATAGACATCGGTTAAATAGATTTTTTATGCGATTATTAAAAAATATAAATTTACCTTACTTAAGCCTAAAGTAA
- a CDS encoding type II toxin-antitoxin system HicA family toxin: MGKSEKLLEKLANAKTTFVWGDLLTLLARLGYEKKEMAGSRVRFYNVEKDHLILLHKPHPENYIN; this comes from the coding sequence ATGGGCAAATCAGAAAAATTATTAGAAAAACTCGCAAATGCAAAAACAACCTTTGTATGGGGTGATTTGCTTACTTTACTGGCTCGTTTAGGCTATGAGAAAAAAGAGATGGCTGGTTCCCGAGTGCGTTTTTATAATGTGGAAAAAGATCATTTAATTTTATTACATAAACCGCATCCTGAAAATTATATTAATTAA
- a CDS encoding helix-turn-helix domain-containing protein: MNLKKYLSNRPRGFKSEFAKKLGISKSFLRQVETGYSKAPIYLAKKIEKLTNKEIKKSDIRPDVWG, encoded by the coding sequence ATGAATCTAAAAAAATATTTATCCAATCGTCCCCGTGGGTTTAAGTCTGAATTTGCTAAAAAGTTAGGTATTTCAAAGTCTTTTTTACGACAAGTAGAAACTGGTTATTCAAAAGCACCAATTTATTTGGCTAAGAAAATTGAAAAACTAACCAACAAGGAAATAAAAAAATCAGACATTCGCCCTGATGTATGGGGTTAA
- the nagB gene encoding glucosamine-6-phosphate deaminase codes for MRLIPLDNAKQVAKWAAQYIVDKINQFQPTAENPFVLGLPTGGTPLDTYRELIQHYQNGNVSFQYVVTFNMDEYVGLPKEHPESYHSFMHNNFFNHIDIQPQNINILDGNTADHDAECQRYENKIRQYGKIHLFMGGVGEDGHIAFNEPGSSLSSRTRIKTLTEDTLIANSRFFDNDINQVPKYALTIGVGTLLDAEEVMLLVTGHRKALALQAGVEGAVNHLWTISALQMHRRAIFVCDEAATQELKVKTVKYFKELEKRAIHSVHIQD; via the coding sequence ATGCGTTTAATTCCATTAGATAATGCAAAACAAGTAGCGAAATGGGCGGCTCAATATATCGTTGATAAAATTAATCAATTCCAGCCAACCGCAGAAAACCCTTTTGTTTTAGGTTTACCAACAGGTGGTACACCATTAGACACCTATCGTGAATTAATTCAGCATTACCAAAATGGTAATGTCAGCTTTCAATATGTCGTTACTTTTAATATGGATGAATATGTTGGTTTACCTAAAGAACACCCAGAAAGTTATCATAGTTTTATGCATAACAATTTCTTTAACCATATCGATATTCAGCCACAAAACATTAATATACTAGATGGAAATACAGCAGATCACGATGCAGAATGCCAACGCTATGAAAATAAAATTCGTCAATACGGTAAAATCCATTTATTTATGGGAGGGGTTGGTGAAGACGGGCATATTGCTTTCAATGAACCGGGTTCCTCACTCTCATCCAGAACTCGCATAAAAACGTTAACTGAAGATACCTTAATTGCTAATTCACGTTTCTTTGATAATGATATTAATCAAGTACCTAAATATGCACTTACTATTGGTGTTGGAACCTTACTTGATGCGGAAGAGGTAATGCTACTAGTTACAGGCCACCGTAAAGCTCTAGCCCTACAAGCTGGCGTTGAAGGTGCAGTAAATCATTTATGGACGATCAGTGCATTGCAAATGCATCGGCGTGCTATTTTTGTCTGTGATGAAGCAGCCACACAAGAATTAAAAGTTAAAACAGTAAAATATTTCAAAGAATTAGAAAAAAGAGCAATTCATAGTGTTCATATTCAAGATTAA
- a CDS encoding HigA family addiction module antitoxin, whose translation MLAMQRKPTPVGEILQAEFLEPLNLKIGDLAIILNVHRNTASSLVNNSSRVTLEMAVKLSKAFGTTPEFWLNLQNNVDLWELNNNPRFQQSLEKVQIANNVAFAL comes from the coding sequence ATGTTAGCTATGCAACGCAAACCCACCCCAGTAGGAGAAATCTTACAAGCTGAATTTCTTGAGCCGTTAAACCTTAAAATTGGTGATTTAGCGATAATTCTTAATGTTCATCGCAATACCGCAAGTAGCCTTGTCAATAATAGCTCTCGTGTTACCCTTGAAATGGCGGTAAAACTCTCTAAAGCCTTTGGCACAACACCTGAGTTCTGGCTCAACTTGCAAAACAACGTGGATTTATGGGAACTCAACAACAACCCACGCTTTCAACAAAGCCTTGAGAAAGTACAAATCGCAAATAACGTTGCCTTTGCACTTTAA
- a CDS encoding S24 family peptidase, producing MSLDRETLTKIRRENLKRWFSDKVVPEKDRSYVSQLISGKTPSFGEKAARRLESENGMPKFYLDSSHNEESKLDSNIKEIGSFDLWDRNTPISDDEFAVPFYRDIRFAAGNGFADDINDYNNFKLRFSKATLKRQGVQYENAVCVVADGNSMEPVIPDGTTVGIDLGNKVIRDGKIYAINHGGLLRIKLLYNLPNNQVRIRSYNSEEYDDEITNLQEISVLGKVFWYSVLL from the coding sequence ATGAGTCTAGACAGAGAAACGCTTACAAAAATTAGAAGAGAAAATTTGAAACGTTGGTTTTCAGATAAAGTTGTGCCTGAAAAAGATAGAAGTTACGTATCTCAGCTAATCAGCGGGAAAACACCATCATTTGGTGAAAAAGCAGCTAGACGACTAGAGTCAGAAAATGGCATGCCAAAGTTTTATTTAGATTCATCTCATAATGAAGAGTCAAAATTAGATTCTAATATAAAAGAGATTGGGTCATTTGATTTGTGGGATCGCAATACTCCGATAAGTGATGATGAATTTGCCGTACCTTTTTATCGTGATATTCGATTTGCTGCAGGAAATGGTTTTGCTGATGATATTAATGATTACAATAACTTTAAATTACGTTTTTCTAAAGCAACACTAAAACGTCAAGGTGTTCAATATGAAAATGCGGTTTGTGTGGTTGCTGATGGTAACTCTATGGAACCCGTTATTCCAGATGGAACAACCGTAGGGATAGATTTAGGAAATAAAGTTATCCGTGATGGGAAGATATATGCAATTAATCACGGCGGATTATTAAGAATAAAACTACTTTATAATCTCCCAAACAATCAAGTAAGAATAAGAAGTTACAACAGCGAAGAATACGACGATGAAATCACCAATTTACAAGAAATCTCAGTTTTAGGGAAAGTGTTTTGGTACTCAGTTTTGCTTTAG
- the gmk gene encoding guanylate kinase: MSVGNLYIISAPSGAGKSSLISALLQQHPSYEMQVSISHTTRQPRPGEEDGKHYYFVTHQQFKQLIAEGAFLEYAEVFGNYYGTSLPMIKRSLQQGIDVFLDIDWQGARQIRKQLPQAKSIFILPPSLPELERRLIGRGQDQPEVIASRMEKAISEISHYDEYDYLIINDDFDQALTEIKVILKAEKLKAARQKLRHQLLIEQLLAKGTNL, from the coding sequence ATGTCAGTAGGAAATCTTTATATCATCTCAGCACCAAGTGGTGCAGGAAAATCTTCTTTAATTTCCGCATTATTACAGCAACATCCTAGCTATGAAATGCAGGTATCTATTTCACATACCACCCGCCAACCTCGTCCGGGAGAAGAAGACGGCAAACATTATTATTTTGTTACTCATCAACAATTTAAACAATTAATTGCTGAAGGGGCATTTCTAGAATATGCAGAAGTTTTTGGTAATTATTATGGAACATCATTGCCTATGATTAAACGATCTTTGCAGCAAGGCATTGATGTTTTTTTAGATATTGATTGGCAAGGAGCAAGACAGATACGTAAGCAGTTACCACAGGCAAAAAGTATTTTTATCTTACCTCCTTCATTACCTGAATTAGAAAGGCGTTTAATTGGACGAGGACAGGATCAGCCAGAGGTAATTGCTAGCCGTATGGAAAAAGCGATCAGTGAAATTAGTCATTATGATGAATATGATTATTTAATCATTAATGATGATTTTGATCAGGCTTTAACCGAAATTAAGGTGATTTTAAAAGCAGAAAAGTTAAAAGCAGCGAGACAAAAACTTCGCCATCAATTATTAATTGAGCAACTACTAGCGAAAGGGACGAACCTTTAG
- a CDS encoding TetR/AcrR family transcriptional regulator has protein sequence MKHKKSADTKIHILSVGYQLISKNGFTCTGLTQLLKEANIPKGSFYHYFSSKEEFGKSLIEYYFKKYKENLSKIEVQDLSAKEKIIHYFTSWKNNQTIENNTNRCLVVKLSAEISDLSETMRTALYLGYQEIIQWITNRIKEAQESGDISTNIDAYKMACHWYYAWLGAGIIAKLSNSNHPLEDIWHETIHPLITQ, from the coding sequence ATGAAACATAAAAAATCTGCTGATACCAAAATACATATTTTATCTGTTGGTTATCAGTTAATCTCAAAAAATGGTTTTACTTGTACTGGACTAACCCAATTATTAAAAGAAGCCAATATTCCTAAAGGATCTTTTTATCATTATTTTTCATCAAAGGAAGAATTTGGGAAGTCGCTCATTGAATATTATTTTAAAAAGTATAAAGAAAATCTATCAAAAATAGAAGTACAAGATCTCAGTGCCAAAGAGAAAATTATTCACTATTTTACCTCTTGGAAAAATAATCAAACCATTGAAAACAATACAAACAGATGCTTAGTTGTTAAACTCAGTGCTGAAATCTCTGATCTATCAGAAACAATGAGAACCGCCCTTTACCTTGGTTATCAAGAAATTATTCAATGGATCACTAATAGAATAAAAGAAGCACAAGAATCTGGAGATATATCGACCAATATTGATGCCTATAAGATGGCGTGTCATTGGTATTATGCTTGGCTTGGTGCAGGTATCATAGCGAAATTAAGTAATTCTAATCATCCCCTTGAAGATATCTGGCATGAAACAATTCATCCTCTTATCACGCAATAA
- a CDS encoding type II toxin-antitoxin system RelE/ParE family toxin, with protein sequence MFNLTQAHFRDNYLYRFFQYGEAHSKIPSNLTNVLARKLDMINVAENLNDLRVPPANRLDLLEPKDNKRYSIRVNKQYRLIFKFENGEIADLYLDPHRYDV encoded by the coding sequence ATGTTTAACCTTACACAAGCACATTTTCGTGATAATTACCTGTATCGTTTTTTCCAATATGGTGAGGCACACAGTAAAATTCCCTCAAATTTAACTAATGTGCTGGCACGCAAACTGGATATGATCAATGTGGCTGAAAATCTCAACGATTTACGTGTGCCACCTGCAAATCGACTTGATTTGCTTGAGCCCAAAGACAACAAACGCTATTCAATTCGTGTTAATAAGCAATACCGCCTGATTTTCAAATTTGAAAACGGCGAGATTGCCGATTTATATTTAGATCCCCATCGTTATGATGTATAG
- a CDS encoding recombination protein NinG, which translates to MKKKFKRKCKICGERFETYDSFRQWCSPECGVTLAKQKQAKQREKAEREKVRSEKARIRAVKEGLKTHNQFIKEAQSAVNKYIRVRDENKECISCGTPLISEKLGGGFDAGHFRSRGSAPHLRFYTLNIHGQCKRCNRWLSGNYHEYRIGLIERLGIEKVQTIESDQRPRHYSDDDLRRIKRIFERKTKWLEKRGK; encoded by the coding sequence ATGAAAAAAAAGTTTAAGAGAAAATGTAAGATTTGTGGTGAACGTTTTGAAACCTACGACAGTTTTCGCCAATGGTGTAGCCCTGAATGTGGGGTAACACTAGCAAAGCAGAAGCAAGCAAAACAGCGTGAAAAAGCTGAACGTGAAAAAGTGCGATCGGAAAAAGCGAGAATTCGAGCGGTGAAAGAGGGGTTGAAAACACATAATCAGTTTATCAAAGAGGCACAAAGTGCGGTGAATAAATATATTCGTGTACGAGATGAGAATAAAGAATGTATTTCTTGTGGCACGCCATTGATTAGTGAGAAGTTGGGTGGTGGTTTTGACGCAGGGCATTTTCGTAGTCGAGGTTCAGCCCCGCATTTGCGGTTTTATACGTTAAATATTCACGGTCAATGCAAACGCTGTAATCGGTGGTTAAGCGGAAACTATCACGAATATCGCATTGGATTAATTGAACGCTTGGGGATTGAAAAGGTGCAAACTATCGAAAGCGACCAACGCCCACGGCATTATAGCGATGATGATTTAAGGCGGATTAAAAGAATTTTTGAGCGCAAAACGAAGTGGTTAGAAAAGCGAGGTAAGTAA
- a CDS encoding iron-containing alcohol dehydrogenase: MNNFEYYNPVKIIFGEGQIKKLSELVPKDARVLITFGGGSAKRTGTLDEVKTALKQNGSRYILEFGGIEPNPEFDTLMKAVEIVHKEKINFLLAVGGGSVLDGTKFIALTSTLDDNANHSKAWEALLNRTKEIHSAIPIGTVLTIPATGSEMNAGGVINNSEKKAKLSFSNPKAYPIFSILDPTKTLTLPMKQVMNGIADAFVHVIEQYLTYPVNAKVQDHYAESLLKILIEEGLAVRTQPDNMEIRKNIMWSATMALNGLIGTGVPQDWSTHAIGHELTSLYKIDHARTLTIILPALMKVLKADKREKLLQYAKNVWHISNGNEDERIMQAINKTEEFFVQLDLPIRFSNLNIGEMDIDNVIYQLKAHNMVALGEHKKNDLSVSRQILELAQ; the protein is encoded by the coding sequence ATGAATAATTTTGAATATTACAATCCAGTTAAAATCATTTTTGGTGAAGGACAAATCAAAAAATTATCAGAATTAGTCCCTAAAGATGCCCGAGTCTTAATCACTTTTGGTGGTGGTTCAGCAAAACGTACTGGAACCTTAGATGAAGTTAAAACCGCATTAAAACAAAATGGATCAAGATATATTTTAGAGTTTGGAGGCATTGAGCCAAACCCTGAATTCGATACTCTAATGAAAGCCGTTGAGATCGTACATAAAGAAAAGATCAATTTCTTACTTGCCGTTGGTGGTGGTTCTGTTTTAGATGGTACAAAATTTATTGCTTTAACTTCAACGCTAGATGATAATGCCAATCATTCAAAAGCTTGGGAAGCACTTTTAAATAGAACAAAAGAGATCCATTCTGCCATTCCAATCGGTACCGTTCTGACCATTCCTGCAACGGGTTCAGAAATGAATGCAGGTGGTGTTATTAACAATAGTGAGAAAAAAGCCAAACTCTCATTTAGTAATCCTAAAGCATATCCAATATTTTCTATACTAGATCCAACTAAAACCTTAACGTTACCAATGAAACAGGTAATGAATGGTATCGCTGATGCATTTGTTCACGTAATAGAACAATATTTAACCTACCCAGTAAATGCAAAAGTACAAGATCATTATGCTGAAAGTTTGCTGAAAATTCTAATAGAAGAAGGATTAGCGGTGAGAACACAACCAGATAATATGGAAATACGTAAAAATATTATGTGGTCGGCAACAATGGCATTAAATGGATTAATCGGTACTGGTGTCCCTCAAGACTGGTCCACTCATGCAATTGGGCATGAATTAACCTCTTTGTACAAAATCGATCATGCTAGAACACTTACCATTATATTACCTGCTTTAATGAAAGTGCTAAAAGCAGATAAAAGAGAAAAGCTTCTCCAATATGCAAAAAATGTTTGGCATATTTCTAATGGAAATGAAGATGAACGTATTATGCAAGCAATTAATAAAACTGAGGAATTTTTCGTTCAATTAGATCTTCCTATTCGTTTTAGCAATTTAAATATAGGAGAGATGGATATTGATAATGTTATTTATCAACTAAAAGCACATAATATGGTTGCTTTAGGAGAACATAAAAAGAATGATTTATCCGTATCAAGACAAATTCTTGAATTAGCTCAATAA
- a CDS encoding YmfL family putative regulatory protein, which yields MIMKKIIIGMIEKCQGGKSAVAGFLGMTEQALNNRLYQTKGQRFTCEELIAIEVEYGVSDWSDEINRRLGKVSFSVPKSTDTDLVELSQLQLQELAERGILFAKLNEFLSDGVLTEEEQDVLHKLLHKSQQTTAKAIEVAIAIHKQ from the coding sequence ATGATTATGAAAAAAATCATTATTGGAATGATAGAGAAATGTCAAGGCGGTAAGTCAGCTGTTGCGGGCTTTCTTGGAATGACAGAGCAAGCATTAAACAACCGCTTATATCAAACAAAAGGACAACGTTTTACTTGTGAAGAGTTGATCGCTATTGAGGTTGAATACGGTGTGAGTGATTGGTCCGACGAAATTAATCGCCGTTTAGGGAAAGTAAGTTTTAGTGTACCTAAATCAACAGATACTGATCTTGTTGAACTTTCACAGTTACAACTACAAGAACTTGCTGAACGTGGAATTTTGTTTGCCAAACTGAATGAATTTTTAAGTGATGGCGTGCTAACTGAGGAAGAACAAGACGTGCTGCATAAGTTATTACACAAATCTCAGCAAACAACAGCAAAAGCGATTGAAGTCGCTATTGCGATTCATAAGCAATAA